A region from the Aphis gossypii isolate Hap1 chromosome 1, ASM2018417v2, whole genome shotgun sequence genome encodes:
- the LOC114122864 gene encoding eEF1A lysine and N-terminal methyltransferase has product MNLVPEKNSDFSTTEYWDSFFTKRKTTFEWYGNYDNLKRLLTKYISAKDIILMSGCGNSDLSLNLYSDGFINMTSVDNSEVVIANMNNKHKTKYPGLVYEVEDILNTKYADERFSAVIDKGTLDALMPDGEVESLTRAMKMFNEIKRILKFGGRYICVSLLQYHIAQFIFSYFSENGWIIRVCQCTEVEDSPDFNGQPVFMVVCTKVNKIPGANPVLEWNPDGLTNERLDSINDLLEIVIDTQKSVSMCFDLTKCQMEDMSNNYRFEINCSQTKKPRYTIMIVESPTEKNPNKMTFAAFIVPHGREHEWLFSSEEGQDILRRNCNVDRLAIISMHRGQIYKDLKQVQQELSRLMLKIAPQGVIKRGETILFLSLEQQLGERKIIMENKSEHSGNFVIEEVVGQNNETFRRLVFLNMPHIIQSETKLLTENDKIKIDYSHFLSDYIPYLGLGVGIIANQLDKVPKILLIGLGGGILTNLLLNAYENATILALEIDPIVYEIAKKAFGLIENSRLEVEICDGLEYLCNAVKNNEKYDVVIYDVDVKDPTLGLSGPPKAFLKQDVLNNVKSLIGEDGLFLLNFVCRASDVKNEILNVLKNNFKQLTSLKIPEDINRVLLARNSDKTFDADLLEQTAAYMNNCTKSNPLIACDVIDISALKENIEDI; this is encoded by the coding sequence ATGAATTTGGTGCCTGAGAAAAACAGCGATTTCAGCACAACGGAGTATTGGGActctttttttacaaaacgtAAAACTACTTTCGAATGGTATGGTAATTATGacaatttaaaacgtttactCACCAAATACATTAGTgctaaagatattatattgatgtcGGGATGTGGAAATTCTGatcttagtttaaatttatactcagATGGGTTCATCAACATGACTAGTGTAGATAATAGTGAAGTTGTAATTGCGAATATgaataacaaacataaaactaaatatccTGGTCTAGTTTATGAAGTCGAGGATATATTGAATACTAAATATGCCGATGAAAGGTTTAGTGCCGTTATTGACAAAGGAACACTGGATGCCTTGATGCCTGATGGTGAAGTAGAATCTCTTACACGGgcaatgaaaatgtttaacgaGATCAAAAGAATATTGAAATTTGGAGGCCGTTATATTTGTGTTTCACTTCTGCAGTACCATATTGCTCAGTTTATATTTTCCTATTTCAGTGAAAACGGTTGGATAATTCGTGTGTGCCAATGCACTGAAGTTGAAGACTCACCAGATTTCAATGGCCAACCAGTATTTATGGTTGTTTGtactaaagtaaataaaatacccgGAGCTAATCCAGTTCTTGAGTGGAATCCAGATGGTCTTACAAATGAAAGGTTAGATTCCATAAATGATCTTTTAGAAATAGTTATTGATACCCAGAAATCTGTTTCAATGTGTTTTGATCTCACTAAATGTCAAATGGAAGACATGTCAAATAATTAtcgatttgaaattaattgttcccaaacaaaaaaacctcgttatacaattatgattGTTGAATCTCCTACagaaaaaaatccaaataaaaTGACTTTTGCTGCATTCATTGTTCCTCATGGTCGAGAACATGAATGGCTGTTTAGCAGTGAAGAAGGGCAAGATATACTACGACGGAATTGTAATGTAGATCGTTTAGCTATTATTAGTATGCATCGAGGACAGATCTATAAGGATTTAAAACAAGTACAGCAAGAACTATCAAGACTTATGTTGAAAATAGCACCACAAGGTGTCATAAAACGTGGtgaaaccatattatttttatcattagaaCAACAACTTGGAGAACGAAAAATCATTATGGAAAACAAAAGTGAACACTCTGGAAATTTTGTAATAGAAGAAGTGGTTGGgcaaaataatgaaactttTAGACGTTTAGTATTCCTCAACATGCCTCATATCATCCAATCAGAAACAAAATTGTTGACTGAAAATGATAAGATCAAAATTGATTATTCCCATTTCCTCAGTGATTACATACCATATTTGGGCCTTGGTGTGGGCATTATAGCAAATCAATTAGATAAAGTACCTAAAATCCTTTTAATTGGTTTGGGTGGAGGTATACTTACCAATTTGTTGTTAAATGCTTATGAAAATGCAACTATTCTTGCTTTAGAAATAGATCCAATTGTATATGAAATAGCCAAAAAAGCTTTTGGACTGATAGAGAACAGTAGATTAGAAGTAGAAATTTGTGATGGTCTTGAATATCTATGTAATGCtgtcaaaaataatgaaaaatatgatgtaGTAATATATGATGTTGATGTTAAAGATCCAACATTGGGTTTAAGTGGACCACCGAAAGCTTTTCTGAAGCAAGATGtactaaataatgtaaaaagtttaattggAGAAGacggtttatttttattgaactttGTCTGTCGTGCATCtgatgttaaaaatgaaattttaaatgttttaaagaataatttcaAACAACTAACATCATTAAAGATTCCTGAAGATATTAATAGAGTGCTGTTAGCAAGAAATAGTGATAAAACATTTGATGCAGATCTCTTGGAACAAACTGCTGCATACATGAACAATTGCACTAAAAGTAACCCACTCATTGCTTGCGATGTGATTG